The following are encoded in a window of Phaseolus vulgaris cultivar G19833 chromosome 3, P. vulgaris v2.0, whole genome shotgun sequence genomic DNA:
- the LOC137806198 gene encoding beta-glucuronosyltransferase GlcAT14A-like, which yields MGVEKKWLFTLFTAAFLSLTIFMFSSFSCFTSSMPFPSIVHHGPHHPPAFAYFISGGNRDGDRIFRLLLAVYHPRNRYLLHLGMDARDEERQKLGAAAMSVPAIRAFRNVDVVGKADYVTYMGSSNVAATLRAASVMMKLDGGWDWFVTLSARDYPLVTQDDLSHVFSSVQRDINFIDHTSDLGWKEKDRFQPIVVDPGLYLARRSQIFHATQKRDTPDAFNLFTGSPWVILSRPFLEFCIFGWDNLPRTLLMYFTNVKLSQEGYFHSVICNAPEFKNTTVNADLRYMIWDNPPKMEPLFLNASVYEQMAESGAAFARQFEVGDPVLDMIDRKILKRGHNQAVPGAWCSGRRSWWVDPCSQWGEDVNILKPGPQAKKLEDSVSSLLDDWSSHTNQCLTASEETQD from the exons ATGGGTGTTGAGAAGAAATGGCTCTTCACCCTCTTCACTGCAGCATTCCTCTCCCTCACCATTTTCATGTTCTCTTCCTTCTCTTGCTTCACCTCCTCTATGCCCTTTCCCTCCATTGTCCACCATGGTCCTCACCACCCTCCTGCTTTTGCCTACTTCATATCCGGTGGCAACAGGGACGGTGACCGGATCTTCCGTTTGCTGCTGGCAGTCTACCACCCCAGGAACCGCTACCTGCTCCACCTTGGAATGGATGCCAGAGATGAGGAGAGGCAGAAGCTGGGCGCCGCTGCTATGTCGGTGCCGGCGATTCGCGCCTTCCGGAACGTGGATGTGGTGGGGAAGGCTGACTATGTGACCTACATGGGGTCATCCAATGTGGCGGCCACTCTCAGGGCTGCTTCTGTGATGATGAAACTTGATGGGGGTTGGGACTGGTTTGTGACTTTGAGTGCGCGGGATTATCCACTTGTCACCCAGGATG ATCTGTCTCACGTTTTCTCTTCTGTTCAGAGAGACATCAACTTCATTGATCACACGAGTGACCTTGGATGGAAAGA AAAAGACAGATTCCAACCTATTGTAGTTGACCCAGGACTATATTTAGCTAGGAGAAGTCAAATTTTTCATGCTACACAGAAGCGGGATACACCTGATGCATTCAACCTTTTCACAG GTTCCCCATGGGTCATCTTGAGCCGACCCTTCTTGGAGTTTTGCATCTTTGGCTGGGATAATTTACCTCGAACACTATTGATGTATTTTACAAACGTCAAGTTATCCCAAGAAGGTTATTTTCACTCAGTCATTTGCAATGCACCGgaattcaagaacacaacagTAAATGCTGACTTACGATATATGATCTGGGACAATCCTCCAAAGATGGAGCCGCTCTTCCTTAATGCATCTGTTTATGAACAGATGGCAGAAAGTGGTGCTGCTTTTGCTAGGCAGTTTGAAGTAGGTGACCCAGTTTTGGACATGATTGATAGAAAGATACTTAAGCGCGGGCATAATCAAGCTGTGCCAGGGGCATGGTGCTCAGGCCGGAGGAGCTGGTGGGTGGATCCATGCTCACAATGGGGTGAGGATGTCAATATCCTGAAGCCAGGTCCTCAGGCTAAGAAGCTCGAGGATTCTGTTTCGAGCCTTCTTGATGACTGGAGCTCACATACGAATCAGTGTCTTACTGCCAGTGAAGAGACACAAGACTAG
- the LOC137806199 gene encoding heavy metal-associated isoprenylated plant protein 22-like — MGVFDYISDFFSVAPTTGKKRKPMQTVEIKVKMDCDGCERRVRNSVVHMKGVKQVEVNRKQSKVTVTGYVDRNRVLKKVQSTGKRADFWPYIPYNLVAYPYVAQAYDKKAPSGYVKNSVQALPAPNSLDEKLTSLFSDENPNACSIM; from the exons ATGGGAGTTTTTGACtatatttcagattttttcTCAGTGGCACCTACCACTGGAAAGAAACGCAAACCAATGCAG ACTGTAGAAATCAAAGTGAAAATGGACTGTGATGGCTGTGAAAGAAGAGTTAGAAATTCTGTCGTCCACATGAAAG GTGTGAAGCAAGTAGAGGTGAACAGAAAGCAAAGCAAGGTAACAGTAACAGGTTATGTGGACAGAAACAGGGTCTTAAAGAAGGTTCAGAGCACAGGAAAAAGAGCAGATTTTTGGCCTTACATTCCCTACAACTTGGTGGCTTATCCTTATGTGGCACAGGCATATGACAAGAAGGCTCCATCAGGTTATGTGAAAAACTCTGTCCAAGCACTACCTGCTCCAAACTCACTGGATGAGAAACTCACCTCTCTCTTCAGTGATGAAAACCCCAATGCATGCTCAATCATGTAA